In Silene latifolia isolate original U9 population chromosome 3, ASM4854445v1, whole genome shotgun sequence, a single window of DNA contains:
- the LOC141649527 gene encoding F-box/FBD/LRR-repeat protein At5g56420-like — MGDCISELPDDILCNIISYLTVREAFIVRSLSSRWKDLPDTRFLLQFDAYTILGDKPSDLGLHTRASNFAKAVTQFLKIWSAKKTSALKIKFGLGNEYASHIDGWILSVTSKEIVELDLDFSGLSYFSSLMKTRPDKYVFPCNLLDTAKASSLKHLRLEFCNLTLVCDASTSWLSKLSIVELTCVSLRSRDLECIMSNCFDLEFLRVINCNLEGPICAQHPCLKKLVIYDVCEHVELRCPQLETFEFAGRSDFAFLNVPLLGEVCLKNSFKLRGCSAEFRDLAVNAPQLQTLYLCVTTEVPPLPPSVIMSGLKHLDLFLMVPAGFDIFSITHMVYACPVLETFHVKSSPKEYSVQSPQLQYVNRPHFHLKEVKIEPLCMVFPVFELLEYLLRNCVSLQQMVFIVGAKASTITVFKEQPTFRKWQNINPAVELIII, encoded by the exons ATGGGGGACTGCATAAGCGAGTTGCCTGATGATATTTTGTGCAACATAATTTCTTACTTGACGGTGAGAGAGGCATTCATAGTAAGGTCTTTGTCATCTAGGTGGAAGGACCTACCTGATACACGCTTTCTTCTCCAGTTTGATGCTTATACTATTTTAGGGGATAAGCCTTCTGACTTGGGATTACATACCCGTGCCTCCAACTTTGCTAAAGCGGTTACACAGTTTCTAAAAATTTGGAGTGCAAAAAAAACAAGTGCACTTAAAATCAAATTTGGCCTTGGAAATGAATACGCTTCACATATTGATGGGTGGATTTTAAGCGTTACTAGCAAAGAAATTGTCGAATTGGACCTAGATTTTTCAGGTTTATCATATTTTTCGTCTCTTATGAAAACCAGACCTGACAAGTATGTTTTCCCCTGTAACCTACTGGACACTGCAAAGGCATCTTCTTTGAAGCATCTACGGCTAGAATTTTGCAATTTGACGCTAGTTTGTGATGCATCTACTAGCTGGCTAAGTAAATTAAGTATAGTCGAACTGACTTGTGTATCTTTACGCTCGAGGGACTTGGAATGTATCATGTCCAACTGTTTTGATTTGGAATTCCTACGCGTGATTAACTGTAATCTTGAAGGACCCATTTGTGCACaacatccttgtttgaagaaacttGTAATTTATGATGTTTGTGAGCATGTTGAGCTTAGGTGTCCTCAACTAGAGACATTTGAATTTGCAGGCCGTTCTGATTTTGCTTTTCTTAACGTTCCTCTTTTGGGAGAAGTGTGTTTGAAAAACTCTTTCAAGTTAAGAGGATGCTCAGCAGAATTTAGAGACCTTGCCGTTAATGCACCCCAGCTTCAAACTTTATATCTTTGTGTGACGACTGAG GTACCACCACTGCCTCCAAGTGTGATTATGTCTGGATTGAAGCACTTGGATTTATTTCTAATGGTACCAGCAGGTTTTGATATTTTCAGCATTACACATATGGTATATGCCTGTCCTGTCCTTGAAACATTTCATGTAAAG TCGTCACCCAAGGAATACTCAGTACAAAGTCCTCAATTGCAATATGTAAACCGCCCGCATTTTCATCTGAAGGAGGTTAAAATTGAACCACTATGCATGGTGTTTCCTGTGTTCGAACTACTGGAGTATTTGCTTAGGAATTGTGTTTCACTGCAGCAGATGGTTTTTATTGTGGGTGCTAAAGCCAGTACTATTACTGTTTTTAAGGAGCAGCCAACGTTTAGGAAGTGGCAGAATATCAATCCGGCTGTAGAATTGATCATCATTTAA